A part of Parvimonas micra genomic DNA contains:
- the rplV gene encoding 50S ribosomal protein L22, which produces MQAKAIAKYQRISPLKVNFICREIRGKHVDEALSILRFTPKAGARLLEKVLKSAVANAENNHNLDRKDLYVLEAYANDAPVMKRWRPKAKGSAYPILKRSSHIGVTVAER; this is translated from the coding sequence ATGCAAGCTAAAGCAATTGCAAAATATCAAAGAATTTCACCTCTTAAAGTAAACTTTATTTGTAGAGAAATAAGAGGAAAGCATGTAGATGAAGCTTTATCTATTCTAAGATTCACTCCTAAAGCGGGTGCTAGATTATTAGAAAAGGTATTAAAATCAGCTGTTGCTAATGCAGAAAATAATCATAATTTAGATAGAAAAGACCTTTATGTATTAGAAGCTTATGCAAATGATGCTCCAGTTATGAAAAGATGGAGACCAAAAGCTAAAGGTTCAGCTTACCCAATTTTGAAAAGATCAAGTCATATTGGTGTAACGGTAGCAGAAAGATAG
- the rplW gene encoding 50S ribosomal protein L23 has protein sequence MMTAYDIIIKPVVTERSMENMESKRYTFKVDTRANKSEIKKAVETIFGVKVKQVNTMNITGKKKRMGANVGKRPDWKKAIVTLTEDSKEIEFFESI, from the coding sequence ATAATGACAGCATATGATATTATTATTAAACCGGTTGTAACTGAACGTTCAATGGAAAATATGGAATCAAAAAGATACACTTTCAAAGTTGATACTAGGGCTAATAAATCAGAAATAAAAAAAGCTGTGGAAACAATTTTTGGTGTAAAAGTTAAACAAGTAAATACAATGAATATTACTGGTAAGAAAAAAAGAATGGGAGCTAATGTTGGCAAAAGACCTGATTGGAAAAAAGCCATTGTTACTCTTACAGAAGATTCTAAAGAAATTGAATTTTTTGAAAGTATTTAA
- the rpsS gene encoding 30S ribosomal protein S19 yields the protein MGRSLKKGPFCDDHLLKKIDALNSADEKKVVKTWSRRSTIFPQFVGHTIAVHDGRKHLPIYITDDMVGHKLGEFVLTRTYRGHAGKNEKNSKVR from the coding sequence ATGGGTAGATCTCTTAAAAAAGGACCATTTTGTGATGATCATCTTTTAAAGAAAATAGACGCATTAAATAGTGCAGATGAGAAAAAAGTTGTAAAAACTTGGTCAAGAAGAAGTACAATTTTTCCACAATTTGTTGGACATACTATAGCTGTGCATGACGGAAGAAAGCACTTACCAATATATATTACTGATGATATGGTAGGACATAAACTTGGAGAGTTCGTTCTAACTAGAACTTACAGAGGTCATGCCGGAAAAAATGAAAAAAATAGTAAAGTAAGATAA
- the rpsJ gene encoding 30S ribosomal protein S10 yields MANKQKIRIRLRAYDHELIDSSAQQIVESAKRTGAEVSGPIPLPTEKEIITILRAVHKYKDSREQFEQRTHKRLIDILNPNQKTLESLKKLNLPSGVDIEIKL; encoded by the coding sequence TTGGCAAACAAGCAAAAAATCAGAATTAGATTAAGAGCTTATGATCATGAATTAATTGATAGCTCAGCACAACAAATAGTGGAATCTGCAAAGAGAACTGGTGCAGAAGTATCAGGACCTATTCCACTACCAACAGAAAAGGAAATCATTACAATCTTAAGAGCTGTTCACAAATACAAAGATAGTAGAGAACAGTTTGAACAAAGAACACATAAAAGACTTATTGATATCCTAAATCCGAATCAAAAAACTTTGGAAAGTTTAAAGAAATTAAATCTTCCAAGTGGTGTAGATATCGAAATTAAGTTATAA
- the rplC gene encoding 50S ribosomal protein L3, with translation MKSILGKKIGMTQIFTEDGTVVSVTVVEAGPMFVTQVKTVETDGYNAIQCGYVDKKEKKVTKPLKGHFDKVSVGYKRFVREFRLNEGETFETGQEIKVDLFAEGDKVDVIGTSKGKGTQGAIKRWNYGRGPEGHGSKSHRVAGARSAGTYPGRVLKGRKASGKTGNKKSTVQNLVVVKVDVEKNLILVKGAIPGPKGGLVTIREAVKR, from the coding sequence ATGAAGAGTATTTTAGGTAAAAAAATTGGAATGACTCAAATTTTTACTGAAGATGGAACAGTTGTTTCTGTAACAGTTGTTGAAGCGGGCCCTATGTTCGTTACACAAGTTAAAACTGTTGAAACTGATGGTTATAATGCAATCCAATGTGGATATGTAGACAAAAAAGAAAAGAAGGTTACAAAACCTCTTAAAGGACATTTTGATAAAGTTAGTGTTGGATATAAGAGATTTGTAAGAGAATTCAGATTAAACGAAGGCGAAACTTTTGAAACTGGTCAAGAAATTAAAGTTGACTTATTTGCCGAAGGAGATAAAGTTGATGTTATTGGAACTTCAAAAGGTAAAGGTACTCAAGGTGCTATAAAGAGATGGAATTACGGAAGAGGTCCTGAAGGACATGGTTCTAAATCTCATAGAGTTGCCGGAGCTAGAAGTGCAGGTACTTATCCAGGTAGAGTTCTTAAAGGTAGAAAAGCAAGTGGAAAAACAGGAAATAAAAAGAGTACTGTTCAAAATCTTGTTGTTGTAAAAGTTGACGTTGAAAAGAACCTAATTCTTGTAAAAGGTGCTATTCCGGGACCTAAAGGTGGTTTAGTAACAATTAGAGAAGCGGTTAAAAGATAG
- a CDS encoding DUF1542 domain-containing protein, producing the protein MEKKKIVSAMCLATMLSTTSVYSIAAAEKPVTQTSSRATNVLKASDNDDQKALKAKEAAKKELTAYANSIKDKVNSDNTLTTEEKKSAVDKIDKALARAINQVNILHTHKYVDLIKREMKQKIGEASVVKNKIKDISKKVIDEELKKQFKIINEADDSTMEEKNKAIESAKKEAEKAKKNIDNAKTNTEVQKAKNDGVAEIHKSNPESKVKETAKKAIDSVAKEQLDKIVADKKVKEEERQMTIKKVDEEVRKAKADIDNAKTNKEVEDIKNKVIAKIKNISIKQKSAKEDAKKELTDYAEKAKTKINSDSTLTDEEKKTAVEKVDTALNSGLSQIDSSTIDDFIDTIKQKVKGEIDKAVNPENKAKDIAKKSIDEELAKQSQIINEANDSTTEEKNTAVEKAKDVAKKAKANIDNAKTNNDVQKAKNDGVAAIHKVNPEIKIKLEVKKALDEAKKNQIKSINDNKSTTESEKQTAIDRVNEETKKGIFGIVQAKTNKDVENAKNDALTKIKDIKPESKAKTDAKKVVEETAKEQIKKINTDKNSTKEEKDEAINKINNEVMKAKTAIDNAKTSKDIENAKDNGVKQIMHIVADTNIKTPLKKAVENKSETIKTKTFKKAKKEKQDAYLKAIEEGQRVLNNPKATKKDVEDANKAIELAKKSLDGIKQMGHNKAKDKAKENGKMKEKVKESNRTNESNKSKNSKNPNGQKNSKGNLPKTSYASGIVGYGVSVLASVLGAFAIGKKRKED; encoded by the coding sequence ATGGAGAAGAAAAAAATTGTTTCAGCAATGTGTTTAGCAACTATGCTTTCCACAACAAGCGTATATTCAATTGCTGCTGCAGAAAAACCGGTAACTCAGACGAGTTCTCGTGCAACAAATGTATTAAAAGCATCAGATAATGATGATCAAAAAGCTTTAAAAGCAAAAGAAGCTGCAAAAAAAGAATTAACTGCTTATGCAAATAGTATTAAGGATAAAGTTAATTCAGACAACACTCTTACAACTGAAGAAAAGAAATCAGCTGTTGATAAGATAGACAAAGCTTTAGCAAGAGCTATAAACCAAGTTAATATCTTACATACTCATAAGTATGTTGATTTAATAAAAAGAGAGATGAAACAAAAGATTGGTGAGGCTTCAGTTGTTAAAAATAAAATTAAGGATATATCTAAAAAAGTTATTGATGAGGAGTTAAAGAAGCAATTTAAAATTATAAATGAAGCTGACGACTCAACAATGGAAGAAAAAAATAAAGCGATTGAAAGTGCTAAAAAAGAAGCTGAAAAAGCAAAGAAAAATATTGATAATGCGAAAACAAATACTGAAGTTCAAAAGGCAAAGAATGATGGAGTTGCTGAAATTCATAAATCAAATCCTGAGTCAAAAGTAAAAGAAACAGCTAAAAAAGCTATCGACTCTGTTGCAAAAGAACAACTTGATAAGATTGTTGCTGATAAAAAAGTAAAAGAAGAAGAAAGACAAATGACTATAAAAAAAGTCGATGAAGAAGTTAGAAAAGCTAAAGCTGATATTGATAATGCTAAGACAAACAAAGAAGTTGAAGACATAAAAAATAAAGTTATAGCAAAAATTAAGAATATAAGCATTAAGCAAAAATCTGCAAAAGAAGATGCTAAAAAAGAATTAACGGATTATGCCGAAAAAGCCAAAACTAAAATTAATTCAGATTCAACTCTTACAGACGAAGAAAAGAAAACTGCAGTTGAAAAAGTAGATACAGCGTTGAATAGTGGTTTGAGCCAAATTGATTCTTCAACAATTGACGATTTTATTGATACGATAAAGCAAAAAGTAAAAGGAGAAATTGACAAAGCTGTTAATCCCGAAAACAAAGCTAAAGATATTGCAAAAAAAAGTATTGATGAGGAGTTGGCAAAGCAAAGTCAAATTATAAATGAAGCCAACGATTCAACAACTGAAGAAAAAAACACAGCAGTTGAAAAAGCTAAAGATGTAGCAAAAAAAGCTAAGGCAAATATTGACAATGCAAAAACAAATAATGATGTTCAAAAGGCAAAAAATGACGGAGTTGCTGCAATTCATAAAGTAAATCCTGAAATTAAAATAAAACTTGAAGTAAAAAAGGCTCTTGATGAAGCTAAAAAGAATCAAATCAAATCAATCAATGACAATAAGAGTACAACTGAATCTGAAAAGCAAACTGCTATAGATAGAGTTAATGAAGAAACTAAAAAAGGTATATTTGGTATTGTTCAAGCTAAAACAAACAAAGATGTTGAAAATGCTAAAAATGATGCTTTAACAAAAATTAAGGACATAAAGCCTGAATCAAAAGCGAAAACAGATGCTAAAAAAGTTGTTGAAGAAACAGCAAAAGAACAAATCAAAAAAATTAATACCGACAAAAATTCGACTAAAGAAGAAAAAGACGAAGCTATAAATAAAATAAACAATGAAGTTATGAAGGCAAAGACAGCTATTGATAATGCAAAAACGAGCAAAGATATTGAGAATGCAAAAGATAATGGAGTTAAACAAATTATGCATATAGTTGCTGATACAAACATAAAAACTCCTCTTAAAAAAGCTGTTGAAAATAAAAGTGAAACAATAAAAACAAAAACTTTTAAAAAAGCTAAAAAAGAAAAACAAGATGCTTATCTAAAAGCAATAGAGGAAGGACAAAGAGTTCTTAACAATCCTAAAGCGACTAAAAAGGACGTTGAAGATGCTAATAAAGCCATTGAACTTGCAAAGAAATCTTTAGATGGTATCAAGCAAATGGGACATAACAAGGCTAAAGACAAAGCTAAAGAGAATGGTAAAATGAAAGAAAAAGTTAAAGAGTCAAACAGAACCAATGAATCTAATAAGTCAAAAAATTCAAAAAATCCTAATGGACAAAAAAATTCTAAAGGTAATTTACCGAAAACTTCTTATGCAAGTGGAATTGTTGGTTATGGGGTTTCAGTCTTAGCAAGTGTATTAGGCGCTTTCGCTATTGGCAAAAAGAGAAAAGAAGATTAA
- a CDS encoding DNA recombination protein RmuC, producing MNYLLTGVLILLVIFAIVLILKLLKKSNDEIIKDEDILKLKLGFSDEFNKLNEKLNGNNEKISNQLLEFKNSTNDNILKAGKENIDSIFNFNDKLKSELKKDFLNLTVVVEGRLDKINESVEVKLEKSFEDTKKTFSNVMQSLGRLDEAQKKMEFLSNNVQNLNNVLTDKKTRGIFGEVQLYQVLSSAFGNNSEIYQKQYKLSNGTMADAVIFAPEPVGTICIDSKFPLENYRRIFEDISENKLENEKNFEQNLKKHIDDISSKYIIKNETTDQAILFLPAEAIFAYLNAYMPKTVEYAYSRRVWITSPTTMMAILTTIQAVSQNLKQSQYALEIQKELNSLSDEFERYAKRWETLEKDINKVSKDVKDIFTTSTKITRRFDNIKNVDVFEKEEAEEVLKIKE from the coding sequence ATGAATTATTTATTAACTGGAGTTTTAATTTTATTAGTTATTTTTGCGATTGTTCTGATTTTAAAACTTTTGAAAAAATCAAATGATGAAATTATAAAAGACGAAGATATCTTGAAATTAAAACTCGGTTTTTCAGATGAATTTAACAAATTAAATGAGAAATTAAATGGGAATAACGAAAAAATTTCTAATCAGTTGCTTGAGTTTAAAAATTCTACTAATGATAATATTTTAAAAGCGGGAAAAGAAAATATTGATTCTATTTTTAATTTTAATGATAAGTTAAAATCAGAGTTAAAAAAAGACTTTTTAAATCTTACGGTTGTTGTTGAGGGAAGACTCGATAAAATAAATGAAAGCGTTGAAGTAAAACTGGAAAAGAGTTTTGAAGACACTAAAAAGACATTTAGTAATGTTATGCAAAGTTTAGGAAGACTTGATGAAGCTCAAAAAAAGATGGAGTTTTTATCAAATAATGTTCAAAATCTAAATAATGTTTTGACTGACAAAAAAACTCGTGGGATTTTTGGAGAAGTACAACTGTATCAGGTTTTGTCTTCCGCTTTTGGGAATAACAGTGAAATTTATCAAAAACAATATAAACTTTCTAATGGAACGATGGCAGATGCAGTTATATTTGCACCGGAACCTGTAGGAACTATTTGCATTGATAGTAAGTTTCCATTGGAAAATTATAGAAGAATTTTTGAAGATATATCTGAAAATAAGTTGGAAAACGAAAAGAATTTTGAACAAAACTTGAAAAAACATATTGACGATATTTCTTCCAAGTATATAATAAAAAATGAGACTACAGATCAAGCTATTTTGTTTTTACCTGCAGAAGCCATATTTGCATATCTTAATGCATATATGCCTAAAACTGTTGAGTATGCTTATTCAAGAAGAGTTTGGATTACATCTCCAACGACAATGATGGCGATACTTACAACAATACAAGCCGTTTCTCAAAACTTAAAGCAATCTCAATATGCGCTTGAAATTCAGAAAGAGTTAAATTCCCTTTCTGATGAGTTTGAAAGATATGCAAAAAGATGGGAAACACTGGAGAAAGATATAAACAAGGTAAGCAAAGATGTAAAAGATATTTTTACAACTTCTACAAAGATTACGAGACGATTTGATAATATAAAAAATGTTGATGTCTTTGAGAAAGAAGAAGCTGAGGAAGTTTTAAAAATTAAAGAATAA
- the rpsC gene encoding 30S ribosomal protein S3 → MGQKVNPHGLRVGIIKDWDSRWFADKKEFGNLLVEDHNIRKLVKKEVALSGVPKVEIERSANRVKVTVFTAKPGMVIGKSGAGVEELRVKIEKLTGKKVIVNVEEVKRPDLSAQLVAENIAGQLERRVSFRRAMKQAMQRSLKAGAKGIKTAVSGRLGGADMARTEGYSEGTIPLQTLRADIEYGFAEADTTYGKLGVKVWLYKGEVLPGMKAAVIEERPAKKDRRNKKDNKKRFNKTGAKKEA, encoded by the coding sequence ATGGGTCAAAAAGTTAATCCTCATGGGTTAAGAGTTGGAATAATAAAAGATTGGGACTCAAGATGGTTTGCCGATAAAAAAGAATTTGGTAATTTATTAGTAGAAGACCACAATATTCGTAAACTTGTTAAAAAAGAGGTTGCTCTTTCAGGAGTACCTAAAGTTGAAATAGAAAGATCAGCAAATAGAGTAAAGGTTACAGTTTTTACTGCTAAACCCGGAATGGTAATCGGAAAATCAGGTGCTGGTGTTGAAGAATTAAGAGTTAAGATTGAAAAATTAACTGGTAAAAAAGTAATTGTTAATGTTGAAGAAGTTAAGAGACCTGATTTAAGTGCTCAATTAGTTGCTGAAAACATTGCTGGACAATTAGAAAGACGTGTATCTTTCAGACGTGCTATGAAACAAGCTATGCAAAGATCTTTAAAAGCAGGAGCAAAGGGTATTAAAACTGCTGTTTCTGGTAGACTTGGCGGAGCTGATATGGCAAGAACTGAAGGATATTCTGAAGGAACAATTCCTCTACAAACTTTAAGAGCAGACATTGAATATGGATTTGCTGAAGCTGATACTACTTATGGAAAGTTGGGCGTAAAAGTTTGGTTATATAAAGGAGAAGTTCTTCCAGGAATGAAAGCCGCAGTTATTGAAGAAAGACCTGCAAAAAAAGACAGAAGAAATAAAAAAGACAATAAGAAAAGATTTAATAAAACTGGTGCTAAGAAAGAAGCTTAG
- the rplB gene encoding 50S ribosomal protein L2, translating into MAIRKYKPTSAGVRGMSVLTFDEITKTKPEKSLLVSLSKSGGRNSLGRVTVRHRGGGAKRKYRIIDFKRNKDGVPGRVASIEYDPNRTANIALIHYLDGEKRYILAPEGLKVGDKIESGENADIVIGNALKLKDIPVGTNVHNIELKPGKGGQLVRSAGSEAQLMGKEGRFAQLRLPSGEFRLIHLECRATVGQVGNLSHELITIGKAGRSRHMGKRPHVRGSAMNPVDHPHGGGEGRTPVGRPAPSTPWGKPALGLKTRKKNKKSNKFIVRRRTKN; encoded by the coding sequence ATGGCTATTAGAAAGTATAAACCAACTTCTGCCGGTGTGCGTGGAATGAGCGTTTTAACTTTTGATGAAATAACTAAGACAAAACCTGAAAAGTCTTTATTAGTTTCTTTATCAAAATCAGGCGGAAGAAATTCATTAGGTAGAGTTACCGTTAGACATAGAGGTGGCGGTGCTAAAAGAAAATATAGAATAATAGATTTTAAAAGAAATAAAGATGGAGTACCTGGAAGAGTTGCTTCTATCGAATATGATCCAAATAGAACTGCTAATATAGCATTAATCCATTATTTAGATGGAGAGAAGAGATATATCTTAGCTCCTGAAGGATTAAAAGTTGGAGATAAGATAGAATCAGGCGAAAATGCTGATATCGTAATTGGTAATGCATTAAAATTAAAAGATATTCCGGTTGGTACAAATGTTCATAATATTGAGTTAAAACCCGGAAAAGGTGGACAACTTGTTAGAAGTGCGGGTTCTGAGGCTCAATTGATGGGTAAAGAAGGAAGATTTGCACAATTGAGATTACCTTCAGGTGAATTTAGATTGATTCATTTGGAATGTAGAGCTACAGTTGGTCAAGTTGGTAATTTAAGTCATGAACTTATAACTATAGGGAAAGCCGGAAGATCAAGACATATGGGTAAGAGACCTCATGTTAGAGGATCAGCGATGAACCCGGTAGATCACCCTCACGGTGGTGGGGAAGGTAGAACTCCTGTTGGACGTCCAGCACCTTCAACTCCTTGGGGTAAACCAGCTTTAGGACTTAAGACTAGAAAGAAAAACAAAAAGTCTAATAAGTTCATAGTAAGAAGAAGAACTAAAAACTAA
- the rplP gene encoding 50S ribosomal protein L16, with protein sequence MLMPKRVKYRRVHRGRMTGKALRGNTISYGDYAIQALEPCWMTANQIESARRAMTRYIKRGGKIWIKVFPDKPVTKKPAEVRMGSGKGAPEYWVAVVKPGRVLFEMSGVPVDVAREAMRLAAHKLPVKTKFITREMKEGEANEN encoded by the coding sequence ATGTTAATGCCTAAGAGAGTAAAATATCGTAGAGTTCATAGAGGCAGAATGACTGGTAAAGCTCTAAGGGGAAATACAATTTCTTATGGAGACTATGCAATTCAAGCGTTAGAACCTTGCTGGATGACTGCAAACCAAATTGAATCTGCAAGACGTGCGATGACAAGATATATAAAAAGAGGCGGTAAGATCTGGATTAAAGTATTCCCTGATAAGCCTGTTACTAAAAAGCCTGCTGAAGTAAGAATGGGTTCTGGTAAAGGAGCTCCTGAATACTGGGTAGCAGTTGTTAAACCAGGTAGAGTATTGTTTGAAATGAGTGGAGTTCCTGTTGATGTAGCTAGAGAAGCTATGAGACTTGCTGCTCATAAGTTACCTGTAAAGACTAAATTTATAACTCGTGAGATGAAGGAAGGTGAAGCTAATGAAAATTAA
- the rplD gene encoding 50S ribosomal protein L4, with translation MPKVNVYNQLGEVVGDIELNEAIFGIEVNEHVVYEVVKNHLANRRQGTQSAKTRAEVRGGGRKPWRQKGTGRARQGSIRAPQWKGGGVVFAPKPRSYRYSVPKKVRRLAMKSVLSSKVLEGELRILDALTIDAFSTKKAKEILKNLSLETKTMIVLPEGNDMIVKSFANLPKVETVVVDYMNVYDLMRFDNLVIVKDALSKIEEVYA, from the coding sequence ATGCCTAAGGTTAATGTTTATAACCAACTTGGAGAAGTTGTTGGTGATATAGAGTTAAACGAAGCTATTTTTGGTATTGAAGTTAATGAACATGTTGTTTATGAAGTAGTAAAAAACCATTTAGCTAACAGAAGACAAGGCACTCAATCAGCTAAAACTCGTGCAGAAGTGCGTGGAGGTGGAAGAAAGCCTTGGAGACAAAAAGGTACTGGTCGTGCTAGACAAGGTAGTATAAGAGCTCCTCAATGGAAAGGTGGCGGAGTTGTATTCGCACCAAAACCTAGAAGTTATAGATACTCAGTTCCTAAAAAAGTAAGAAGACTTGCTATGAAATCTGTTCTTTCTTCAAAGGTTCTTGAAGGAGAATTAAGAATTTTAGATGCTTTAACAATTGATGCATTCAGCACAAAGAAAGCAAAAGAAATTTTGAAAAATTTAAGTTTAGAAACAAAGACTATGATAGTTTTACCGGAAGGAAATGATATGATTGTTAAATCATTCGCTAACCTTCCTAAAGTTGAAACTGTTGTTGTAGATTATATGAACGTTTATGATTTAATGAGATTTGATAATCTTGTAATCGTAAAAGATGCCTTATCAAAAATTGAGGAGGTGTATGCATAA
- a CDS encoding polysaccharide deacetylase family protein: protein MINNEEKNLDDKEKNLDNREKMVDNEEKIKIMRKKRKKNRRKENFIIITAVFLALFIFLGGKYALDVIYQNKSQVQNKNNQNEQKETSDNNSKEKQSESEKETEQKDSNGIDFAESGNHIKSADSYAYDTAEIRDYIMSKKEYTGKKMVFLTFDDGVTPGVTDKALDILKEKQVPATFFVVGKTLNDQAKPYLERQLKEGHGIAIHSFSHDYNKLYPKRVPNPATIKEEAEKTMLRLKELLGDKFNTRVWRYPGGHMSWKGLENAGNGDETLKSLGLEWIDWNSLSGDAEPLKVRPTNKEEMLKYVKTSLSYWKQQNVAVVLMHDSQGKNLTLETLPSIIDYFKSNGYEFGILK from the coding sequence ATGATAAATAATGAAGAAAAAAATTTAGATGATAAAGAAAAAAATCTAGATAATAGAGAAAAAATGGTAGATAATGAAGAAAAAATAAAAATAATGAGAAAGAAGAGAAAGAAAAACAGAAGAAAAGAAAATTTTATTATAATAACTGCAGTTTTTTTGGCACTTTTTATTTTTTTAGGTGGTAAGTATGCATTAGATGTTATTTATCAAAATAAGAGTCAAGTACAAAATAAAAATAATCAAAACGAGCAAAAAGAAACTTCAGATAATAACTCAAAAGAAAAGCAAAGTGAATCTGAAAAAGAAACTGAGCAAAAAGATTCGAACGGTATAGACTTTGCAGAATCTGGCAATCATATAAAGTCTGCAGATTCATACGCTTATGATACTGCAGAGATTAGAGATTATATTATGAGTAAAAAAGAATATACAGGAAAGAAAATGGTATTCTTAACTTTTGATGATGGAGTTACTCCGGGAGTTACAGACAAGGCTTTAGATATACTTAAGGAAAAACAAGTTCCTGCTACTTTTTTCGTTGTTGGTAAAACTCTAAATGATCAAGCTAAACCATATTTGGAAAGACAATTAAAAGAAGGACATGGAATTGCTATCCATAGTTTTTCTCATGATTATAATAAATTGTATCCGAAGAGGGTTCCAAATCCTGCTACTATAAAAGAAGAAGCAGAAAAAACTATGTTAAGATTAAAAGAACTTTTAGGAGATAAATTTAATACAAGAGTTTGGAGATATCCTGGTGGACATATGTCTTGGAAAGGACTTGAAAATGCGGGTAACGGAGATGAAACTCTAAAAAGTTTAGGACTTGAATGGATTGATTGGAACAGCTTATCAGGAGATGCAGAACCTCTTAAGGTAAGACCTACAAATAAAGAAGAAATGCTAAAATATGTTAAGACATCTTTAAGTTATTGGAAACAACAAAATGTGGCAGTCGTTTTGATGCATGATTCTCAAGGGAAAAATTTGACATTAGAAACTTTGCCTAGTATAATTGATTATTTTAAATCTAATGGATATGAATTTGGTATTTTAAAATAG
- the purB gene encoding adenylosuccinate lyase, protein MKDIYSNPLTSRYSSKEMSYIFSDEFKFKTWRKLWITLAKGEKSLGLNITDEQIKELEAFKDDINFDVALEREKVVKHDVMSHVYAYGVQCPNAKGIIHLGATSCFVGDNTELIVMKEALLIVKKKIINVLNLLKKNALKYKNLPTLAYTHFQAAQPTTVGKRLTLYMQDLIIDLEELNFILENLKLRGAKGTTGSQASFMELFNNDEEKVKKLDNYIAKEMNFKGVYAVTGQTYTRKIDSKILFLLSNIAQSAHKFSNDLRLLQHLKEIEEPFGKSQIGSSAMPYKRNPMKSERIGALSNFVISNVINPSITFATQWFERTLDDSANKRLSISQGFLAVDGILELYANVVDGMVVYEKVIEKHLMAELPFMASENIMMNQVKKGGDRQELHERIRELSQIAGKNVKEKGLENNLLELIEKDDFFDISKDELNEVLNPMKYIGRCPSQVDEFIENEVNPILEENINMIENIKEVEV, encoded by the coding sequence ATGAAAGATATTTATTCAAATCCACTTACAAGTAGATATTCAAGTAAAGAGATGAGTTACATTTTTTCCGATGAATTTAAATTTAAAACTTGGAGAAAATTATGGATAACTCTTGCAAAAGGAGAAAAAAGTTTAGGACTAAATATAACAGATGAGCAAATTAAAGAACTTGAAGCCTTTAAAGATGATATTAACTTTGATGTTGCATTAGAAAGAGAAAAAGTTGTAAAACATGATGTGATGAGTCATGTTTATGCTTATGGAGTTCAATGTCCTAATGCAAAGGGAATTATACATTTAGGTGCTACAAGTTGCTTTGTTGGAGATAATACTGAACTTATTGTTATGAAAGAGGCACTCTTAATTGTAAAGAAAAAAATTATAAATGTTTTAAATTTATTAAAGAAAAATGCTCTAAAATATAAAAATCTTCCAACTTTAGCATATACACATTTTCAAGCTGCACAACCTACAACAGTTGGAAAAAGATTAACGCTCTATATGCAAGATTTAATTATAGATCTTGAAGAATTAAATTTCATATTGGAAAACTTAAAACTTCGTGGCGCAAAAGGAACAACCGGAAGTCAAGCATCATTTATGGAATTATTTAATAATGATGAAGAAAAAGTTAAAAAACTTGATAATTATATAGCTAAAGAGATGAACTTCAAAGGAGTTTATGCAGTCACTGGACAAACTTATACAAGAAAAATTGACAGTAAGATTTTATTTTTACTATCAAATATAGCACAATCTGCACATAAATTTTCAAATGATTTAAGACTTTTACAACACCTTAAAGAAATTGAAGAACCTTTCGGAAAAAGTCAAATAGGTTCCTCTGCCATGCCTTATAAGAGAAATCCTATGAAATCAGAAAGAATTGGAGCCTTATCAAATTTTGTAATTTCAAATGTTATAAATCCTTCAATAACTTTTGCTACTCAATGGTTCGAGAGAACTTTAGATGACAGTGCAAACAAAAGACTTTCAATATCTCAAGGATTTTTAGCAGTAGATGGAATATTAGAGCTATATGCAAATGTCGTTGATGGAATGGTAGTTTATGAAAAAGTAATTGAAAAACATCTAATGGCTGAATTACCTTTTATGGCTAGCGAAAACATAATGATGAATCAAGTAAAAAAAGGCGGAGATAGACAGGAACTTCACGAAAGAATTAGGGAACTTTCACAAATTGCAGGAAAAAATGTAAAAGAAAAAGGTCTAGAAAATAATCTATTGGAATTAATTGAAAAAGATGATTTCTTTGATATAAGCAAAGATGAACTAAATGAAGTTCTTAATCCAATGAAATATATAGGAAGATGTCCTTCTCAAGTTGATGAATTTATAGAAAATGAAGTTAATCCTATTTTAGAAGAAAATATAAATATGATTGAAAATATAAAAGAAGTAGAAGTTTAA